Part of the Candidozyma auris chromosome 4, complete sequence genome, TATGCAATCCAGAACGAGAATATAAAGAATCTCGAGCGAATGATGGACCTGGTACGCGAGCAGTACGGTGATGGTCCACTCCCGAAGGATCACTTTCTCAGAAGCAGGAACATCCATGGCGAGAGTTGCTTGACGTTTGCACTACGTACAAAGAACTCCAAGGTGTTCAAAACCGTGCTCGATAAAACTCTTCCATGGACACTGGTTGAAGATTTATTATTTGACAAGAACACATCTACCGATCAaacattgatgatgattgCATTGGTGGAAGAAAATAGTGAGAGCGCAAATTATCTATTAGATGCTCTCTTTGAAAGCtcaaatgaagaagaaaaaagactCTACCTCAATTTAAGAGACAATAATGGGAGAACAATTGGCCATTACTTGAGCCACGACCTTGACATCCTCGCCAAAATTGGTCCACTTATAGATTGGCATGTCAAGGACAACAATTCGCATACTCCCCTTTTCAGCATTTGTCGTCATTACGACCATCCAAGATATATCGAGCTTATAAAACGAGCTTTCGGGTGTGTTTTCACAAAGTATGAAAAACCAATGGCACTCGATCAGCATACAGACAAGTATGGTAACACATTTTTGCATATCCTTGCCAAAGGCTTATCAGAATCTGGCATCCTTAATCCAGAGCTAGCATTGTTGAATGTGAATCAGCCCAACGAGAGGCTTCTTACCCCTCTGGCAGTATACGTTCGTTATGGTCGAACAGACAACTTGAGGTATCTTATGAACAACAAATTATTTGATTTCAGCATAGAGGATCAACAAAACTTTTATAATCTATTAGATTACTATAGCTTTTCGGCGGCAAAAGCCAAGAACGGAAGTAACAAATCgttcaaggagatcgaaAGGCTAATAGTTGACAAGTATTTTGAAACAAACTTTTCTCATAATAATGATATTGAGACAGGTGTTCTCAATGCTCGCTATGATGGCTCAGCAAGCGATTGGATAATAAACATGGTGACCTACACAGACGGAGCTGAACCTTCCATCACTACGAAATATATCCCCATAGACAGGGTAAGGCAATTCACCAAGCTACAAAAGTTGGCATTTCCGCAAGGCTTCGGTCTTGATGTGAACTCGCTTTGGATAAATCATCCGTCCGACAAGCCCACAATCCCAGCATGTTCCAAATACCGTTCCAATAGACTCTTGGAGCTACTCACGATGTACTTTCTGGCAATGCATTTTCACTCCCAATCATCAAAGACAAAATTCAAGAGAAATCTTGCGTTGTGCTGTGATGACAACGGCAACTCGACGTTGGAAATGATAAAAGACATCAACAATGCCCAGGAGGAAGCGAAGGCAAGAAATGGTGTTGTGAAGTTCTCGCCACAAAAAGTTCAGGAGATTGAGTACTTCCTAGAATACTCTGAAAGTGATTTACGAAGTTTTCACCTTGAAATTCGTAAACTCAATCAGTTGCTCACTGTCGCTGGCATGAAGCAAAGTGACGTTAGAAATGTGTCtgacatcttcttgagaagactAGATCAGGGGAAGAGTGTGCTACTTGATAGACGTGAGTTTAGGCTACTTGACTCGTCATACATGAAACTTCAAGCCTACGCTAACTGGCTCGAGCTCTCTGTTGAAcagcttttgcaaaattgcAAGAAGCTACAAGAGAAGCTTCGTTGGTGGAAACAAATTTACCAGGGCATCAAGGATATCAACGCTGAGTTGCATCGCTTCGAAGAGCAGTTTCCCAAGCAACCACAAAACGGAGACGCTAGAGAGGAGAACGAAAGTGGGATATTCACAAACACAATGGCAAGACGAAGCACAACGCTGCTCGACAAAATTCCCGAAGACACATCTGAAAACAATTCAtttttcaactttggcATTATTGACAGCAAAAAGTCTAGATATAAGAAGCTATTGCTAGCCAAAGCAgaggaagtgaagaaagttATGAATTTGAATGCAGACATCAAGATCGATCATGAATTGATAGCGGCAGAGATCTCCCAATTCATGAGTTTCCGTTCAGGTTTCTTCAGCCTTGGTATTAAACACTTTTGCGAGTACCACTTGCTTCTGTTGCGGACACGTAATCAGGAACTTGAAAGGCTTCTTTGGAGTATCAGACGGGCTGAATaataaattttttttttttttttttttttttgaccTTTGCTATCATTAtcacattttgcaaccatttccGAAGGCGTTCCCCAGGAATCTTCTCGaacacccgtgcaccaaGATCAGCACTTTTCGAGCTCGTACTTATTAACAGCGGACTGCCTCCAATATTTACAACATCACCCAAATGGCTATCTCACATAAGGATTTGGCTCTTGCCATTATCCAATTTTTGGAAACAAGCGTCTCTAGCAAAGTCGTTCTGGAAGAGTATGCTGAATCTATGGATGTCGCAATCGACTGCATTGCCGACGCTTTCGAAGTCGACAAGGCAGAAGCGTCCAGCATTGCCTCCAAGTTCGGTGGCTTGTCTTTGCTTGACACTGTCAACAAATCTGGTGCTTCCAGTACTGATgtgaaggaggaagttGTCGAAGTTGACGCCGATACCAAGGCGAAGGCAGATGCCGCTAAAGCTGAGGGTAACAAAGCCATGGCCGCCAAAGACTTTGACACTGCCATTCCCAAATACACCGAGGCTATTGCTTTGGACCCAACCAACGTGGTATACTTGTCCAACAGAGCCGCCGCTTACTCTTCTGTGTCTCAGCACGAGAATGCCGTCAAGGACGCTGAAGCTGCCATCAAGATGAAGCCTGACTTCTCTAAAGCTTACTCGAGACTTGGGTTGGCCCAATACGCTTTGGGAAATGCTAAGGCTGCTATGGAGGCATACAAGAAGGGTTTGGACGTTGAAGGCAGCACTCCAAGTGATGCCATGAAGAGAGGATACGAGacagcgaagaaaagagtCGAGGCTGAATTGGAGAGCTCCATCGCCACCAACGAGCCTGAGTCGACTGAGAGAGGCACCGATGCAAgttctggctctggctctggctctggtgCTGGctctggtgctggtgccgGTGGCATGCCAGACTTTTCGTCGATGTTTGGCGGCGGAGGTGGTGGCATGCCCAACTTTGCTgagatgatgaacaacCCACAGGTGATGGAAGCGGCACGTAATTTGATGTCGAATCCCAACGCTCTTGAAGGTTTGATGAGCAACCCTGCCGTGCGCCAGATGGCCCAGAACATGGGTCTCGGGGGCGAGAATGGCGGAGGACTCGAGAACCTCATGAACAACCCTATGTTGCAAAACATGGCCCGTAACTTCATGGGTGGCCAGGGCGGTTCCGGTGGCTCCCAGGGAAACAGCGGTGGCAGCCAGTGAGAGCAGGAGCAAGATGATATGACCTAATTCGACAATGTATACGTAAATAGCATGCTAGAATACCACGTGAAGAAATATATTTAATATTAGACCACAGGCAGACATATGTAGATAACTATGGGAAGAAACGCGTTGATCTCTTGGTGCTAAGTGCACTCCCACTATTTACACCAAGTGCTTACAGCAAACCTATCAACCAAACCCATCAAAAAACACATAATTAATAAAGAACAAAGCTATTCTCTTTAGCTTTTATGAATACAGCCCGTCAGTCGTCCATCACGGTGGCAGTGCGTGTGCGTCCCTTCACGCCAGCAGAAGAGAACAAGCTCATCCTGCCGCCAGGGAAACCGCTCTTCATAGGCGATGGAGCCCTTTCAGGAAGCCTGGACAGCACCAGCGAAGAAAATGGCAGGTCACATTTGATTCCTCGAGGAATACGCAGAATTGTCGATGTCGTGGACGACAAGATGCTCATATTCGATCCTCCGGCCACAAACCCGCTAACATCAATGCAAAGAAATGCGTTTCCCAACTCCAACATGAGAGCACGAATACGAGACTACCGATTTGTATTTGACAGTCTTTTTGACGAAAACACGCTGCAGCAGCAGATCTACGAGGCTACTACGAGACCTCTTCTAGACAGCATCTTGGACGGGTACAACGGTACAGTGTTTGCGTATGGAGCCACTGGGTGTGGAAAGACGCACACGATTCTGGGCACACCAACAGACCCCGGGGTGATTTTTCTAACGATGAAGGAATTGTACGAGCGAATCGACGCTTTGGCGGATACGAGGTTGTTTGATGTGAACATCTCATTTTTGGAGATCTACAACGAAACGATCCGAGACTTGTTGGAGCCCGAGACGCCGTCGAAAAAGTTGGTGTTGCGGGAAGATTGCAAAAAGCGAATCATGGTGTCGAACTTGCTGTCTCGGCTGCCTGCATCGGTAGAAGAGGTGATGGacttgttggtggtgggCAACCAGAACAGAACGCTGTCTCCAACGGAGGCGAACGCGGCTTCACTGAGATCTCACGCTGTGTTGCAAATCAATGTCAGCTCACGAAGTCGAACGGCCTCTTTGGATCAAGAGCACACCTTTGCAACCTTGTCTATCATTGACTTGGCCGGCAGTGAACGTGCGGCAGCGACCAAGAATCGAGGGGCGAGGCTCAACGAAGGtgccaacatcaacaagtcgCTTTTGGCGTTGGGGAATTGTATCAATGCCTTGTGTGACCCACGTAGGAAAAACCACGTACCTTACAGGGATCTGAAGCTCACCAGgctcttgaagttctctCTCGGAGGGAATTGCAAAACCGTCATGATAGTGTGTGTTTCTCCGCTGTCACAACATTATGACGAAACTTTAAACACCCTTAAGTACGCTAATCGTGccaaagagatcaagaCAAAGCTCATAAGGAACCGCCAGAATTTGGATCGCCATGTTGGCTCATACCTCAAGATGATCACCGaacaaaagcaagaaatcGAAGAATTACGAAATCGAGAATCGAAAGTTGTGGAGACTACGATAGCCAAGCAGCGGTCTCTTGTTGATAGTGCAGTGCTGGAGGCCCTACGAAGTATAGAAGGACTCAGAAACAGTATTGCTAAACAGCATCAAGAAATTTGGAGAAAATGCTTTCTGTTAGCTAAAAGGAAACTTCTATTGCTTCTCAAAGAGGACCTTCACATCCTCATTCAttcattgaagaaactaCAGGACGCAAGGAGTGGCTATCACCCTTTTCATGAGAAATCTAAACATCTACTAATCCAGGCGGAACAACTTGTTCACAAGAGTAATGAACAAATTATCAATCTTGAACACATTTATGACCAGCATTCAGAGATAGATCACATCTTCAGCAAAACCATTGACTTCACTCTTAAAAAGCTTCAGGAATCAGAAGGGTGGACTCAGCAGCTTACAATGATGTTCGAGTCCATGATTTTTCACACCAAAGAGCGGTTTCAAAAGGACTTGCTCGTGAACTCGTCTGTTTTATTTGACTATCTAGTAGGCGAACTAAAGCCATTCAATTTCGCCTCGCACGGATTAAGCGAGATGATGAGCTGCTTCACAGCTCTCCACAACGTCGATAATATGATGGAAAGAGTAGTCAATTCTATGACTGCGGTCACTGAAATCATCTCTGCTTTCAACAACTCGGACTACGACATGGCCATAGAGAAGGCCACGTCCAAGTTTATTCAGTTGAAATTGCAGCGAGATGAGCTTTCGGAAGAGTTAAGCTCCCATAAACTTGCAAACCCACCTAAACTTCAGCATAGAGGCAAGGATAAACGGACCTCCACATCCCCATTGCGGCTGTCACCGCCACGAGCACACAAGAGATCGTTTAAAGTCAATAGCCATCACCAACCTGACGAACatggcgaagaagatatCAGCATGGAAGACTCTTTTGCCAATCGGAGCGCGATGGACCAGGACTCATCGCCTCCGTTGAGAGTAACGGAGAATCGACCCGTGCTTGACGTTCTAGATCTCAACAACGACACTCGTGTCGAAAAAACGGCTTCCGTGCCAGCCTTTCAAGACAACGGCATCTCGCTTCGAGCACctttgctcaacaaagGAGCCAGTACGAAGGTTGTGAAGAGAGACTTGACCCCGTTGACCAATGAAAACCTCCAGAGGGAGATCGATTGATCTCACCACGTTCCAATTGCATTCTACAACTACATACCTAGCATTAGATCAATACGCCTCGAACGAGCAAGGACAGGTCATTTTATACATAGTCAATCGTAACGCATACATAGCCTAGTAGTCTGAGGATCCGTAGGAGCTGTCACCTCTGCCAGAAGAGCCATAAGAGTCGCCACCTCTGCCAGAAGAGCCATACGAGTCACCGCCTCTACCTGAAGAGCCGTAAGAACCACCGCCTCTGCCAGAAGAGCCGTACttgtcgtcatcgtcgtcctTCCTGGAAGACCCGTACGAGTCGCCTCCTCTGCCAGAAGAACCGTAAGAGTCATTTCCACCAGATCCGTACGAGTCGTTGCCGGACCTGCCAGAGGAACCGTAAGAATCGTTGCCGGACCTGCCAGAGGAGCCGTACGAGTCACCACCACGGCCAGAGGAGCCGTAACCACCAGATCCGCTGGAACCATACGAGTCGTCGTCATCCTTTTTAGACGAGCTGTATCCGCCAGAACCACCTCTGTTGGAGGAACCGTACGAGTCGTCATTGTCCCTACCGCTGCCGTaggagccagagccagaacCAGAGGATCCGTACTTGTCGGAGCCAGAAGAGCCATAGGAGCCGGACGAGCCGCGGTTGTCATCATCGCTGCCCAAGGCACccttgatcttgtcacCGATCTTACCAAAGGTAGACTGTTGGTTGTCGTCGTCACCGTAGTTGCTTCTGTCGTTACCGCCAAAGGACATGTTGTTAATTGTAATTGAttgttgatggagaagaattgGGAGGAGATGCCCCTATTTATAGTCAACGAGAGCACCCTACGGCCTGTGATATTCTGGAAAGTGGCtcagtggctgcaaacggGGCCTGTGTATGGAGCCTGTGTATGAAGCCTGCGTGTGGGTATATGCGGAGAAGAATGTGACAGGGGGCATTCTGCAGGACGCGACTATTGTCATTCTCCCGCAAGGCAAGGGGCCACTTGCTTCGATTGCTCTCTCGACAAAGCAACTGCATGGTCCCGGCCGTCGTTGGTCAGACCAAGAGGAGAAAAGCAAGGAAACCAAGGGGCTacttcaaacaaaaaaagaaagtttAATTGTTTTTTCGGAAATTAAATTCCACTTTATAACCCTGCGCTTTAGTAAATTAGCACAAGAAGTCGTAATTAGGATTCGCTGCGCCTGGCCGTGGACGGCTAATTTGTCCAAGGAGCCGAGTGGTTAATGCTTTGTGTGGCTTCGGGCGCATCTTCACCGTGACCGTGTAACGATCGCCACAGAGGGGGGGTTACAAGAAACACGGGCAATTGTGTGGGACAAAAGCGTCAGTGGCTCATAATTGCGGGTAATAGGGGTCCTGCGAGACTGCAGTGATGGTGATGCTTCGAAGGTTTCGCGGTAGCTACTGTGGCCGCAGTAGAGAACGTCATGATGCAGCAGCGTCAAAGTTGTCTTGTCAGGCATTTGTGAAAAATGAATGCGAGAGACACGTTGTTGGTATGAATAGAAAAGTAAACAGGCTATTCACTGTGTACGAAGGAAATGCTCGGTGTCTTCGAAGAAATGGCGATTGTTCAAGCAATCGTCACAGGTAATTAGTGTAGAGTGTATAATGAGGGAGAATGCAATAGGAGATGTGGCCTTGAGTAATCTTCGTGTCAGCAAGGAACGTGCTTGACGGAGTCAATTGACACCGTTAAATGTTGTTGTGCAGCTTCGTTTCGTGTCATCAAACAATGGCACAGTCCTTCTCTTGAGCAGAGTCACCGGGACCGGCCGCGGTAGAAGCATTCTTCTTGCGATTTCGCCTTGCcaattttgcagctttGGCAGCAGCGTCTTTGTTGGTGATTCTGGCGAGGGCCTTGGCCTCGCCATTTTCGGCGGCCTTGGTGTACCACACTTGAGCCTCGTTGGCATTCTTGTCACACCCAATGCCCTTCTCGTAGAAGTTGGCAAGAGCGAATTGAGCCTGGGCCAAACCACACTGCgcagccttcttggccCACTCAAATGCTTCATATTCGCTCTTGGGCAAGTAAGGCTCCAGACCAACGAGGTACCAGGCACAGATGGAGAGCATTGACTGCGGATGGCCGGCAACGGCGGCGTTGGTGTAATAGTTGATGGACAATTGGGCATCCGATTCGACAACTTCACCCACTTCGTAATGGTGGcccaaaatggctgcgGACTCGACGTGGCCAAGAGCTGCTGCCTCGgcaaagagcttgagcGCATACATCTTGTCGACAATAACAATATCGAGGAACCCTTCGTAGTAAATTTTGCCTAGCTCATAGGGCGCCGCTGCCGTCAACTCGGTGGCCACGTTCGATGCTCGCTCTAACCACTTGATGccagctttcttcttgtccaCGCTATTAGACACACCCATACGGCCGTAGAAACAGTAAACACCTAGCTTGTACATAGCAGCAGGGTGGTTTTTGGAcgcagccattttgagGAAATCAATTCCTTTTCGAGCATCGTGGCCCGTGCCGAGGCCCTCCTCGTAGCAATGGGCCGTTCTGAATGCCGATTCCGTGTGTCCGTGCTTAGCTGCCGCAAGGAATAAACTAAATGCTTCTCTATTATCAACTTTGCCAAAAGCGCCCGAGCTGTACGCATCACCTAGTAAGTACTGGGCATCCACGTACCCTTTGTCGGAGAGACGCTTCAAGTAATGGTGGGCTTCCTTTAGCAaagacttcttgagctcaggCGTCGAAGCGTCCTGCAAGTCAAAGGAGTTGgacgacttggacttgCGGTGGCCCTTTTTTGTCAGCTCGGTGTCCAATGACAAGGAGGATCCCGTTTGTGGCTTCTTGGGGGTGGTGCCGTTTGGAGTGCTTCCACCCGAGGTCAGAGGCGAGTCTGTCACGAGCATTAGCGCAGTTTGTAGCATATACTGGGCGTACTGGAACAAGACGGCCGGGTCGGTCGACTTCTTCGCGTTCTTTCTGTACATTTCCATCGTCTTGATCCGAGGCATCAAATGGGCCAGGTTCTCGCCTAGATAGTCGCTGACAAGGTTATGGGAATCTTGATCGTGGAAgaacgacgacgacgacgaaaGCGACCGTGCATGGCTGTAGCGGGCCAATTGGCCCGGCATGCTGGCCACAGAGAGGTTATGTTCTGGTCTCGAGTACAAGTCCTGGGGTTGGGTAGGGTGGTTCAAGTTGAGGTTTGTCACCGACGAGTCTGCCGACACCGGGATCAGCGGAGGCGACGTGACTGCCGAGTCTCTGCTTCGAGACAGTGACGCTGCCGACGGTTCGTTGATGGGGTAGGGCACCGTGGAAGGAAGCACCGCATCGTGCCGAGGCGACACGCTAAGCGCACGATGATCGTTGGACGAAAAACGAGGGCTCGAGAGCgtggtggctgcgaatctGTTGCTCAAGGACGTGGTCTCGTCCAAAGGTTTGTTGGCGTGTCCGTTTGATCCGTGACTGTGGCTGGCTGATCCCGGGGCTGCTAGTGCTTGGTACTGGTGGGAAAGAGAGCTTTTGTAGCTAACGTCTGACGTGGACTCAGTGTGGGCGTCGCTCAAGGGATACGGCGTGTTgatattgttgttgttgtgaATAGTGTTGCTGGGAGGTGTGGCCATGGGGGGAGACGTGGTGCTAGTATGGGCTGTGGTCAAGGAGGACGCCGAGGGGTTTGCCTTCAGTCTGTAGGGATGGGACATGGCCGCTGAATTTGAAGCGAACGATTTGGAGAGGATAAAAAGTAGGGTTTCAGAATGGTGGAGGCGGTCGAACAAGCGTGGATAGGGTGGTGTAGACGGTTAGAAGCGAGTCTGAAGgcacgaaaaaaaaatcgcTGATGATATTGGCTGCGCAGAGGGTTAAACACGCCAGGCTGGGAGGTAAAGCACCGACTATAATTGAAGACCGATGGTGTGACGTCGGCACACTTGAAGCAGTGTAATagaaaaaggagaaaaaagcaaactaaagaaagaaagtaaaATAAATCTTGTGAAAAAAGTGgagttttttctttgtcagCCTTGGCTTTCTCGGTGTTCTTGCGGGCTGAGGCGGGATAGGCGCTGGTGGTTGAAAGAGGAAATGTGCGCTAAACAAGTGAAGGCAAaagggaaagaaaaagaacaatAAAACAAAGGGAAAGCGACATTTATAAGGATATTTGTCACGTTTGAGTATTCTCAAGTGCAATGATGTAATGGCCCACTTGGAGTTTCTCTAATGGCTCTGCTTTAAATAGAATACTGGCTCAGTTCACAAAATGCGGAAAGTGtttattttgcaacctgTGCCGCAGCACAGTTCCAGCAGCCGACCGAGAGTGTAAGAGAAAGCACGCTGAACAAGAGGGTTTTCTAGGCAAAAAATTGTCGATATTCGTGGATCTGACAGAGAATTGCTTAAATCTTTGCTATTTTTGTGATAGGTTATGTAGGCTTTTCTTTGGCTGGCTTGGGGGTcttggtggttgcaaaagtaGGTTGGAGGCGCGGGAGCCTATCTCGTCAAGGTGCTTCGGAATCGACCCTTCGGAATTGATACAATGAAAATCGAAATATAAAATTTAGACTGTGATAAATGCACTGTGGACGTTTCAAGTGAGAAGGTGCTACAATCGTGCCGAGGGTTTTTCATGTGTACGTAGTTGACGAGATTCGGCTCTCGGCACCGCTTTTGCCGAGCAGGACGAATCTTGTTCCAGGAAGCTCGATTCTTGGAAACGGTGTCTTAGTTATAAACAGCCTACACTGGCAAAGTTCTTTGGGTATTTATTAGCTGGTCCAGCCTTGATCTGGCCAGCGTCTTCTAGAAACAACCGAAGGCTGAGGGCCTCAGCCACGCATTCCGATGGAGACATCGTCCGACACCACGAAAGGCCCTAAATGCTGCTATCGAAAGGCCACACGGTTCAAATCGTTCCAATAGTAGATGCCGTAAGCCTTTTGAGTAACACCTCTTCATGCATCTTGGGCCCAAATCACTTCATCACGCACCACGCTCGAGCCCGTCTTCCACTCATGCCCTTCTTCTAATACCAAAAGTAAGCTGCTACAATTGCAGCCAACAAAACACTGCCTAACGCAACATACCCGCCCTTCCGTGGGACCTCTGAGTCGTAGGCTTGAAGCCGTGCTCTGTCCTCCGGGCTCAACTGACCCAAGTCCACTTTTGTGTTTGCATGCACCGCCAGCgcctttttctcctctaGTTTTTTCTGGAGGCGCTCCGCTTCTGCTATGGCTGCTTTGTTCAGCTCCACCAAATCCGGAAACATGCTTCTGAACCTGGCATTGTCGTTGTTCCACTTCTTGCTGTCGCGGGCCAATCGCCGCTTCACCTTTTCGCTGGTCACGATCGATCCTGTCGTACTGTCCTCTCCAGTCATAAAACTCAACAACCCAGTCAAGATCGTGGCCACCGACCACGCTGGGTTCCACGTGTCTGGGTGGTAGTCACTCATGCTGAGACAGAGTCGGGTGTTGCAGGCAAATCTTCCGTTGGGCGTGATCACCGTGATTGCAGGTGGAGCAAAAGGGTAGTCTGGTGGGAATCGAAGAAGCCCATGGTACTGGCCGCCTTCGTAGGGGGTGGAGGGGGGCCCTGTGATGATGTAGTGCCACTCTAGGATATTTTCTTCGTTGGGTTTGGCATGAATGAAAGGGGGTGGGTTGGCCTGGATCGACTTGTACTCTTTGTTGAGTCTCTTTTGCGCCTGGCGAGAGACCATGTATGAATAGTGAAGATGATTAGGTGGTTGTTGAGATAAAAGTGGTAGAAATAGAAGTGGTGATTACAAGTGACAGTGAGCCTGTGATCACGTGCGCGTCATGATTGTGATCCCCAGCAATTGCAGTGGATCTACAAGGAAACAGATAAGGGcgatgaaaaaaaaataaaaaaatgaaaaaa contains:
- the CHS4 gene encoding Chs4p — protein: MSHPYRSKANPSASSLTTAHTSTTSPPMATPPSNTIHNNNNINTPYPLSDAHTESTSDVSYKSSLSHQYQALAAPGSASHSHGSNGHANKPLDETTSLSNRFAATTLSSPRFSSNDHRALSVSPRHDAVLPSTVPYPINEPSAASSSRSRDSAVTSPPSIPVSADSSVTNLNLNHPTQPQDLYSRPEHNLSVASMPGQLARYSHARSLSSSSSFFHDQDSHNLVSDYLGENSAHLMPRIKTMEMYRKNAKKSTDPAVLFQYAQYMLQTALMLVTDSPSTSGGSTPNGTTPKKPQTGSSLSLDTESTKKGHRKSKSSNSFDLQDASTPELKKSLLKEAHHYLKRLSDKGYVDAQYLLGDAYSSGAFGKVDNREAFSLFLAAAKHGHTESAFRTAHCYEEGLGTGHDARKGIDFLKMAASKNHPAAMYKLGVYCFYGRMGVSNSVDKKKAGIKWLERASNVATELTAAAPYELGKIYYEGFLDIVIVDKMYALKLFAEAAALGHVESAAILGHHYEVGEVVESDAQLSINYYTNAAVAGHPQSMLSICAWYLVGSEPYLPKSEYEAFEWAKKAAQCGLAQAQFALANFYEKGIGCDKNANEAQVWYTKAAENGEAKALARITNKDAAAKAAKLARRNRKKNASTAAGPGDSAQEKDCAIV
- the KIP3 gene encoding tubulin-dependent ATPase, with protein sequence MNTARQSSITVAVRVRPFTPAEENKLISPPGKPLFIGDGALSGSSDSTSEENGRSHLIPRGIRRIVDVVDDKMLIFDPPATNPLTSMQRNAFPNSNMRARIRDYRFVFDSLFDENTSQQQIYEATTRPLLDSILDGYNGTVFAYGATGCGKTHTISGTPTDPGVIFLTMKELYERIDALADTRLFDVNISFLEIYNETIRDLLEPETPSKKLVLREDCKKRIMVSNLSSRSPASVEEVMDLLVVGNQNRTSSPTEANAASSRSHAVLQINVSSRSRTASLDQEHTFATLSIIDLAGSERAAATKNRGARLNEGANINKSLLALGNCINALCDPRRKNHVPYRDSKLTRLLKFSLGGNCKTVMIVCVSPSSQHYDETLNTLKYANRAKEIKTKLIRNRQNLDRHVGSYLKMITEQKQEIEELRNRESKVVETTIAKQRSLVDSAVSEALRSIEGLRNSIAKQHQEIWRKCFSLAKRKLLLLLKEDLHILIHSLKKLQDARSGYHPFHEKSKHLLIQAEQLVHKSNEQIINLEHIYDQHSEIDHIFSKTIDFTLKKLQESEGWTQQLTMMFESMIFHTKERFQKDLLVNSSVLFDYLVGELKPFNFASHGLSEMMSCFTALHNVDNMMERVVNSMTAVTEIISAFNNSDYDMAIEKATSKFIQLKLQRDELSEELSSHKLANPPKLQHRGKDKRTSTSPLRSSPPRAHKRSFKVNSHHQPDEHGEEDISMEDSFANRSAMDQDSSPPLRVTENRPVLDVLDLNNDTRVEKTASVPAFQDNGISLRAPLLNKGASTKVVKRDLTPLTNENLQREID
- a CDS encoding E2 ubiquitin-conjugating protein UBC6, producing MVSRQAQKRLNKEYKSIQANPPPFIHAKPNEENILEWHYIITGPPSTPYEGGQYHGLLRFPPDYPFAPPAITVITPNGRFACNTRLCLSMSDYHPDTWNPAWSVATILTGLLSFMTGEDSTTGSIVTSEKVKRRLARDSKKWNNDNARFRSMFPDLVESNKAAIAEAERLQKKLEEKKASAVHANTKVDLGQLSPEDRARLQAYDSEVPRKGGYVALGSVLLAAIVAAYFWY
- the SGT2 gene encoding Sgt2p; the protein is MAISHKDLALAIIQFLETSVSSKVVSEEYAESMDVAIDCIADAFEVDKAEASSIASKFGGLSLLDTVNKSGASSTDVKEEVVEVDADTKAKADAAKAEGNKAMAAKDFDTAIPKYTEAIALDPTNVVYLSNRAAAYSSVSQHENAVKDAEAAIKMKPDFSKAYSRLGLAQYALGNAKAAMEAYKKGLDVEGSTPSDAMKRGYETAKKRVEAELESSIATNEPESTERGTDASSGSGSGSGAGSGAGAGGMPDFSSMFGGGGGGMPNFAEMMNNPQVMEAARNLMSNPNALEGLMSNPAVRQMAQNMGLGGENGGGLENLMNNPMLQNMARNFMGGQGGSGGSQGNSGGSQ